A single window of Oxyura jamaicensis isolate SHBP4307 breed ruddy duck chromosome 3, BPBGC_Ojam_1.0, whole genome shotgun sequence DNA harbors:
- the FILIP1 gene encoding filamin-A-interacting protein 1 isoform X4 codes for MLVDERQMHIEQLGQQSQKIQDLNQKLKEEEEKLKIITAKTKEDGQKLMKLETELEHKTSSFSQEHEEMMAKLANQESHNRQLRLKLVGLTRRIEELEETNKSLQKAEEELQELRDKIAKGECGNSSLMAEVENLRKRVLEMEGKDEEITKTESQCKELKNKLQEEEHHSKELKLEVEKLQKRMSELEKLEEAFSKSKSECTQLHINLEKEKNLTKDLINELEVVKTRVKDLEASESKLEKAEISLKDDLTKLKSFTVMLVDERKNMMEKIKQEEKRVEGLNKNFKVEQGKVMDVTEKLIEESKKFLKLKSEMEEKVSSLTKERDELIGKLKSEEEKSSELSCRVDLLKKRIDGMEEVEREITRGRARKGPEHGCHEDNKIKELTIEIERLKKRLKQLEVVEGDLMKTEDEYDQLEQKFRTEQDKANLLSQQLEEMKLQIAKNKAIEKGEAVSQEAELRHRFRLEEAKSRDLKAEVQALKEKIHELMNKEDQLSQLQVDYSVLQQRFMEEENKNKSMGQEVLNLTRELELSKRYSRALRPSINGRRIVDVPVTSTGVQTDAVSSEAAEEETPAVFIRKSFQEENHIMSNLRQVGLKKPMERSSVLERYPPAANDLAMRKSWIPWMRKRETGAQATPDKGARAHGSPAHPGEVVLSPKQGQPLHIRVTPDHENSTATLEITSPTSEEFFSSTTVIPTLGNQKPRITIIPSPNVMPQKGKGSESPMGPDRSMSPVTITTFSREKSPDGGRAPFADRPASPIQIMTVSTSAAPTEISVSPQSQDTTMGRAVFKVTPEKQTVPTPIRKYNANANIITTEDNKIHIHLGSQFKRSPGATLDGASPVITVRPVNIAAEKEVVTGTVLRSPRNNLSSRPAASKVTSTITITPATTSSTRGTQSVTGQDGSSPRPTPTRIPVSKGMKAGKPVVAAPGSGNVTKFEPRAETQSMKIELKKSSGSGSGSLGGGQG; via the exons ATGCTGGTGGATGAAAGACAAATGCATATTGAACAACTTGGTCAACAGAGCCAGAAAATACAAGATTTAAATCAAAAactaaaggaagaagaagaaaagcttaaaatCATTACTGCAAAAACGAAAGAGGATGGACAAAAACTGATGAAGTTAGAGACAGAACTTGAACACAAAACATCATCATTTTCTCAAGAACATGAGGAGATGATGGCTAAACTGGCTAATCAAGAGTCACATAACAGACAGCTAAGGCTTAAGTTGGTTGGGTTGACTCGCAGAATAGAGGAGTTAGAAGAAACTAACAAAAGTCTTCAAAAAGCTGAGGAGGAACTTCAAGAACTAAGAGATAAAATAGCAAAAGGGGAATGTGGGAACTCTAGCTTAATGGCAGAAGTGGAAAACCTTCGCAAGCGTGTGCTTGAAATGGAGGGAAAAGATGAAGAGATCACAAAAACTGAATCCCAGTgtaaagagctgaaaaataaactgcaagaGGAAGAGCACCATAGCAAAGAGTTGAAACTTGAAGTGGAAAAGTTGCAGAAGAGAATGTCAGAACTGGAGAAGCTGGAAGAGGCTTTCAGTAAAAGTAAGTCTGAATGCACCCAGCTACACATAaacttggagaaagaaaagaatttaacTAAGGATTTGATAAATGAGTTAGAAGTGGTGAAGACTCGAGTGAAAGACCTTGAGGCATCAGAAAGTAAGTTGGAAAAGGCTGAAATAAGCTTAAAAGATGACCTTACAAAGCTGAAGTCATTTACAGTAATGTTGGTTGATGAACgaaaaaatatgatggaaaaaataaaacaggaggaaaaaagggttGAGGGTCTAAACAAGAATTTTAAAGTTGAACAAGGGAAAGTTATGGATGTAACAGAGAAGCTGATAGAAGAAAGTAAGAAATTTTTGAAATTGAAGTCTGAAATGGAGGAAAAGGTGTCTAGTTTGACAAAGGAAAGGGATGAGTTGATTGGCAAACTgaaaagtgaagaagaaaaatcatctgaACTAAGCTGCAGAGTTGACCTGTTAAAGAAAAGGATTGATGGTATGGAGGAAGTAGAAAGAGAAATTACAAGAGGTCGAGCCAGAAAAGGACCAGAGCATGGTTGTCATGAGGACAACAAGATTAAGGAGCTTACCATTGAAATTGAAAGACTTAAAAAAAGGCTCAAACAATTGGAAGTGGTTGAAGGAGATTTGATGAAGACAGAAGATGAATATGATCAGCTAGAGCAGAAATTTAGGACTGAGCAGGATAAAGCTAACTTACTTTCTCAACAGCTGGAGGAGATGAAGCTCCAGATTgccaaaaacaaagcaatagaAAAAGGTGAAGCAGTGAGCCAGGAGGCAGAGTTGAGGCACAGGTTTCGTCTGGAAGAGGCTAAAAGCAGAGATTTGAAAGCAGAAGTTCAGGCTCTTAAGGAGAAAATCCATGAGCTGATGAACAAAGAAGACCAACTTTCTCAGCTTCAGGTTGATTACTCAGTTCTGCAGCAGAGGtttatggaagaagaaaataagaacaagAGCATGGGACAAGAAGTTCTGAACCTAACAAGAGAGTTAGAACTTTCTAAGCGTTACAGCCGTGCTCTGAGGCCCAGCATAAATGGACGAAGAATAGTCGATGTTCCTGTGACATCCACTGGTGTGCAAACAGATGCTGTAAGCAGTGAAGCAGCAGAAGAAGAAACTCCAGCTGTGTTTATACGGAAATCCTTCCAGGAGGAGAATCACATCATGAGCAATCTGCGACAGGTAGGTCTGAAGAAACCCATGGAGCGTTCTTCAGTCCTTGAGAGATATCCTCCAGCAGCGAATGACCTTGCAATGAGGAAATCTTGGATACCATGGATGAGAAAGAGGGAAACTGGGGCTCAGGCAACTCCAGATAAAGGAGCCCGAGCCCATGGTAGTCCAGCACATCCTGGGGAGGTTGTCCTTTCACCAAAACAGGGTCAGCCTCTTCATATTCGGGTGACACCAGACCACGAGAACAGCACAGCTACTTTGGAGATAACCAGTCCAACCTCAGAGGAGTTTTTTTCAAGTACCACTGTCATTCCTACTTTGGGAAATCAGAAGCCACGAATAACCATCATTCCCTCTCCAAATGTTATGccccaaaaaggaaaaggcagcgAAAGTCCAATGGGCCCAGACCGTTCCATGTCTCCAGTCACAATTACAACATTCTCCAGAGAAAAGTCTCCGGATGGAGGGAGAGCACCCTTTGCTGACAGACCTGCATCACCAATTCAGATTATGACAGTATCGACATCCGCAGCACCAACAGAAATCTCTGTTTCTCCTCAGTCACAAGACACGACCATGGGAAGGGCTGTCTTCAAAGTtacaccagaaaaacaaaccgTCCCAACTCCAATCCGGAAATACAACGCCAATGCCAACATTATTACAACAGAAGACAACAAAATCCACATCCACTTAGGTTCCCAGTTTAAACGCTCCCCTGGTGCCACGCTGGATGGTGCAAGTCCCGTGATAACAGTCAGACCAGTGAACATAGCAGCTGAGAAGGAAGTTGTCACTGGCACCGTCCTTCGATCACCCCGGAACAACCTGTCCTCGCGACCTGCAGCGAGCAAGGTGACAAGTACTATCACTATAACTCCTGCTACTACGTCTTCCACACGAGGAACACAATCGGTG ACAGGACAGGACGGGTCATCCCCGAGACCTACACCCACCCGCATTCCTGTGTCAAAAGGTATGAAAGCAGGAAAGCCAGTAGTGGCAGCCCCAGGATCAGGAAATGTGACAAAATTCGAGCCTCGTGCCGAGACTCAGTCTATGAAAATAGAACTGAAGAAATCTTCAGGCAGCGGCTCCGGCTCCCTGGGCGGGGGTCAGGGCTGA